The sequence CCTTGGGCGAATGGCTGGTGACCGAACCCGATGCTGCCGCTGCGCTCGCCAGCCGACCGCAGCGCTTCACCGCGCTGCCGGTCACGCTGGCGGCGGATGGCCACGGCCTGCGCCTGGCCAGGCGCGAGCCGGTGCGCGACGATCCGCCGGAACTGGCACTGCCGCTGCCCGGCAGCCGCGTCGCGGCCATCGTCGCGCCAGAACCGGCACCGTGACGAGGGGCGGGGGAAGCCGTATCCTCGGCGCCTGCTTTCCGCGGAGTAGCCTGCGTCCATGATCGTTTCTGTCCGCGACCGCGACGGTGCGCCGCGCGGCATTCCCGTAGTGCCGGTCGATGCCGTCGGTGCCGAGGAGCGCGCGGCGTTCTTCGCCAAGCGCAGCATCAAGGCGGCGAGCAAGCTCGACCTGCTCTATCTCGCCATCCGCATGATGGACCTGACCACACTCGAAGGTGCCGACACGCCGGCGCGCGTGCGCCAGATGTGTCGCAAGGCGCTGCAACCGGCAGCGCCGGCGCTGACCGAATCGCTGGACAAGCTCCCGGGCTTCCGCCCGATTCCCTCGGTCGCCGCGGTTTGCGTCTATCCGCTGCTGGTGCCGCACGCGGTCAAGGTGCTGGAAGGTTCGGGCGTGCACGTCGCCTCGGTCGCGACCTCCTTCCCCTCCGGCCAGGCCTCGCTGAAGACGCGCCTGCTCGACGTGCGCGAGGCGGTCGAGAACGGCGCCGACGAAATCGACATGGTGATCAACCGCGGCGCCTTCCTCGCCGGCGACTACCAACAGGTGTTCGACGAGATCGCCGCGGTGCGCGACGCCTGCGGCGCGGCGCATCTGAAGGTGATCCTGGAAACCGGCGAACTCGGCACGCTCGACAACGTGCGTTTCGCCTCCGACCTCGCGATCGCTGCCGGCGCGCATTTCATCAAGACCTCGACCGGCAAGATCGTGCCGGCGGCGACGCCGCCGGTGACGCTGGTGATGCTGCAGGCGATCGCCGACCACCAGGCGCGCACCGGAGAGAAGATCGGCATGAAGCCGGCGGGCGGCATCCGCACCGCCAAGCAGTCGATCCAATACCTGTGCATGCTGTACGAGACGCTCGGCCCGGACTGGATGCACCCGGAGCTGTACCGCTTCGGCGCCAGCGCCCTGCTCAACGACGTGCTGCGGCAGGTCTACCGCCAGTACACCGGCCGCTACTACTACGACAAGGGCTACTCGCTTGACTAAGACCACCGCCAAGACCGGCCGCGCCGCCCCGGCCCCGTCGGCCGCGCCCGGGCTCGTCGTCGACTACGCCCCGAGCATCGAGTCCGACAAGATCGTGACGATCCCGCCGCGCCACCAGCTGTACATCGGTGGCGAGTGGGTCAAGCCTGCCGCCGGCCGCTACTTCGCCAGCGTCAATCCGGCGACGTTGGCACCGCTGTCCGAGGTCGCCGAGGCCGGCGCCGAGGACGTCGATGCCGCGGTGCGCGCCGCAAAGCGCGCCTACGACCGCACCTGGAGCAAGCTCTCCGGACGCGAGCGCGGCCGCTACCTGTTCCGCATCGCGCGCCTGATCCAGGAACGCGCACGCGAACTCGCGGTGCTGGAAACGCTGGACAACGGCAAGCCGATCCGCGAAACGCGCGACGTCGACATCCCGCTGGTGGCCGCGCACTTCTTCTATTACGCCGGCTGGGCCGACAAGCTCGGCTACGCGTTGCCCGGGGCGAAGCTGGCGCCGCTCGGTGTCGCCGGCCAGATCATCCCGTGGAATTTCCCGCTGTTGATGGCGGCGTGGAAGATCGCCCCGGCGCTCGCCTGCGGCAACACCGTGGTGCTGAAGCCGGCCGAGCAGACGCCGCTGACCGCGCTCAAGCTGGTCGAGATCTTCGAGGCCGCCGGCCTGCCGCCCGGTGTCGTCAACATCGTCACCGGCGCCGGCGCCACCGGCGCGGCGCTGACCACGCATCCGCTGGTGCGCAAAATCGCGTTCACCGGGAGCACCGAGGTCGGCAAGAGCATCGGCCGCGCCGTCGCCGGCAGCGGCAAGAAGCTCACGCTCGAACTCGGCGGCAAGTCGGCACACCTGATCTTCGCCGACGCCGCCATCGACCAGGCGGTCGAGGGCGTGGTCAACGGCATCTTCTTCAACCAGGGCCACGTCTGTTGCGCCGGATCGCGCCTGCTGGTCGAGGAACCGGTCGCCGACCTGGTGCTGGCCAAGCTCAAGGCCCGCATGCAGAAGCTGCGCGTCGGCAACCCGCTCGACAAGAACACCGACATCGGCGCGATCAACTCGACCGCCGAGATCGAGAAGATCCGCCGCCTGATCGAGACCGGCAAGCAGGAAGGCGCGCGCTACTACGAGCCCGAGAACATCGCGCTGCCGAGCAAGGGCAATTTCCTGCGCCCGTGCCTGTTCAGCGATGTCGCCTCCTCGCACACGATCTGCCGCGTCGAGGTGTTTGGCCCGGTGCTCGCGGTCTCGACTTTCCGCACCCCGGCCGAGGCGATCGCCAAGGCCAACGACACGCCCTACGGGCTGGCCGCCGGCATCTGGAGCGAGAAGGGCTCGAAGGTGCACGCGGTCGCCGCGCAACTGCGCGCCGGCGTGATCTGGGCCAACACCTACAACAAGTTCGACCCGACCTCGCCCTTCGGTGGTTATGGTGAAAGCGGCTACGGCCGCGAGGGCGGACGCCACGGACTGCTGCCGTACCTGGAGGTGGTGCCATGAGCCGTACCGAAACCGCACGCCTGCCGGTGCCGAAGACGCACAAGCTCTACATCGG comes from Lysobacterales bacterium and encodes:
- the deoC gene encoding deoxyribose-phosphate aldolase: MIVSVRDRDGAPRGIPVVPVDAVGAEERAAFFAKRSIKAASKLDLLYLAIRMMDLTTLEGADTPARVRQMCRKALQPAAPALTESLDKLPGFRPIPSVAAVCVYPLLVPHAVKVLEGSGVHVASVATSFPSGQASLKTRLLDVREAVENGADEIDMVINRGAFLAGDYQQVFDEIAAVRDACGAAHLKVILETGELGTLDNVRFASDLAIAAGAHFIKTSTGKIVPAATPPVTLVMLQAIADHQARTGEKIGMKPAGGIRTAKQSIQYLCMLYETLGPDWMHPELYRFGASALLNDVLRQVYRQYTGRYYYDKGYSLD
- a CDS encoding aldehyde dehydrogenase family protein, which produces MTKTTAKTGRAAPAPSAAPGLVVDYAPSIESDKIVTIPPRHQLYIGGEWVKPAAGRYFASVNPATLAPLSEVAEAGAEDVDAAVRAAKRAYDRTWSKLSGRERGRYLFRIARLIQERARELAVLETLDNGKPIRETRDVDIPLVAAHFFYYAGWADKLGYALPGAKLAPLGVAGQIIPWNFPLLMAAWKIAPALACGNTVVLKPAEQTPLTALKLVEIFEAAGLPPGVVNIVTGAGATGAALTTHPLVRKIAFTGSTEVGKSIGRAVAGSGKKLTLELGGKSAHLIFADAAIDQAVEGVVNGIFFNQGHVCCAGSRLLVEEPVADLVLAKLKARMQKLRVGNPLDKNTDIGAINSTAEIEKIRRLIETGKQEGARYYEPENIALPSKGNFLRPCLFSDVASSHTICRVEVFGPVLAVSTFRTPAEAIAKANDTPYGLAAGIWSEKGSKVHAVAAQLRAGVIWANTYNKFDPTSPFGGYGESGYGREGGRHGLLPYLEVVP